In Gadus chalcogrammus isolate NIFS_2021 chromosome 1, NIFS_Gcha_1.0, whole genome shotgun sequence, one DNA window encodes the following:
- the LOC130384330 gene encoding cytosolic sulfotransferase 3-like, translating to MPIDKTTTPPRPNLIDFHGVSMVHYFTDNWEKIQNFKARPDDILIATYPKAGTTWVSYILDLLYFSKTQPDRQTSTSLNDRVPFLEITSLNQSSGTDLADSLDTSPRLIKTHLPVQLLPKSFWEQECRVVYVARNAKDNAVSYFHFDRMNYGHPEPGDWNSYLQRFIDGKMVFGSWYDHVTGWWEKKQSHPKIHYMFFEDMVEDTGREINKLCSFLGLTSTTKEKEQIRHQSQFDNMKKDDMANYSTVEVMDFKISPFMRKGKVGDWKNHFTVAQNEKFDEDYGKKMKNTTLQFRTVV from the exons ATGCCCATAGACAAg ACAACGACGCCGCCTCGGCCAAATTTGATTGATTTCCATGGAGTTTCAATGGTCCATTATTTCACGGACAACTGGGAGAAAATTCAAAACTTCAAAGCCAGACCAGATGATATCCTTATTGCAACATACCCAAAAGCAG GAACTACATGGGTCTCCTACATTCTTGATCTTCTGTATTTTTCGAAGACACAACCAGATCGCCAGACATCCACCTCTCTTAATGATAGAGTACCTTTCCTGGAGATTACGAGCCTAAACCAATCATCTG GAACCGATCTGGCTGACAGTCTGGATACTTCTCCTCGTCTCATCAAAACTCACCTGCCAGTCCAGTTGCTTCCAAAGTCCTTTTGGGAACAGGAATGCAGG GTAGTGTATGTGGCCCGTAATGCTAAAGACAATGCAGTGTCTTATTTCCACTTTGACCGCATGAACTACGGCCACCCAGAACCAGGAGACTGGAACAGCTACCTACAGAGATTCATTGATGGAAAGA TGGTTTTTGGATCCTGGTATGACCATGTGACTGGCTGGTGGGAGAAGAAACAGTCCCATCCTAAAATCCACTACATGTTCTTTGAAGATATGGTTGAG GACACAGGACGGGAGATAAATAAGTTGTGCTCCTTTCTTGGTTTGACCTCGACAACCAAAGAGAAGGAACAAATCAGACATCAATCACAGTTTGATAATATGAAGAAAGATGACATGGCCAACTATTCAACTGTGGAAGTCATGGACTTTAAGATCTCTCCCTTCATGAGGAAAG GGAAGGTTGGTGACTGGAAAAACCACTTCACCGTAGCCCAGAATGAAAAGTTTGATGAGGACTAtgggaagaagatgaagaatacAACGCTGCAGTTCCGCACTGTAGTCTAA